The following proteins come from a genomic window of Peptoniphilus equinus:
- a CDS encoding endonuclease MutS2 yields the protein MTQQTKSQQLLELNKIIERLQTFASSAFTATYMDTVEIATDQREVARRLQETDDAVAYIMKKSEPPLFGIHDLGIQMKRLEIGGYLSAGELLKVGDFLRGARYLRNYLTPDLEGLEATHLKDYKDELAVNRALEETIENAIVSEDEISDNASRTLRDLRRAMAKKKDDIRMKLSAFTSSGSDYLQDAIVTIRDGRYVVPVKNEHKNKVKGIVHDMSSSGQTVYIEPMSVVTINNELRELEVKEREEIERILQEISADVERMRHDILFNQELLRELDFIFAKGKLSLDMDGRAPKVNSKGYLKFIGARHPLLDPKKVVPIDVELGGDFTSLIITGPNTGGKTVSIKTVGLLTLMAQYGLHIPVDAGSEVAVFDRIFADIGDEQSIEQSLSTFSSHMINIVDILKHITPKSLVIFDELGAGTDPTEGAALARSIMDFILQRKIRAIATTHYTQLKLYALTTSGVQNASMEFDVNTLSPTYHLLIGVAGKSNAFAISEKLGLPEIIIERAKTLLSGESIEFEDVMASIESDRIEIRHLKEALMDEQKDLRAQNAALKQQVEKMERQRDSVMEQAREQAQRLVRDTKENMALVMDELSELRESLTSAQARKLQEAQDLFRDTADKSWKTKGFKLEEADTKIDNLKVGETVRAVSLNTEGTVLELPDNKNQVLVQMGVMKMKLPLDTLERIGPTAFRSKTGTRKIKETKTKNFKTEIDLRGNNFEDAKERIDKYMDDALLAGMTEVRIITGKGTGVLRQKVREYLRVHPHVKHYEDAPQNQGGFGATVVQFK from the coding sequence ATGACCCAACAGACAAAATCACAACAGTTATTGGAACTGAATAAAATTATCGAGCGACTTCAGACCTTTGCGTCGTCGGCATTTACGGCGACCTATATGGATACGGTGGAGATTGCCACTGATCAAAGAGAAGTGGCACGTCGACTTCAGGAGACGGATGATGCTGTGGCTTACATTATGAAAAAGTCGGAGCCGCCGCTCTTCGGGATTCATGATTTGGGTATTCAGATGAAGCGCCTGGAAATCGGAGGATATCTCTCTGCTGGCGAGCTTTTAAAAGTGGGAGATTTTCTTCGCGGCGCACGATATTTGAGAAACTATCTTACACCGGATCTGGAAGGTCTGGAAGCTACCCATCTGAAAGATTATAAAGATGAGCTTGCCGTCAATCGCGCACTGGAAGAGACCATTGAAAATGCCATTGTCTCCGAGGATGAAATCTCGGACAATGCCTCGAGAACCCTTCGGGATCTGCGTCGGGCTATGGCGAAGAAAAAAGATGATATTCGGATGAAACTCAGCGCCTTCACGTCATCCGGGAGCGACTATCTTCAGGACGCCATTGTGACCATTCGGGACGGCAGGTACGTCGTGCCGGTCAAAAATGAGCACAAGAACAAGGTGAAAGGTATTGTCCATGACATGAGTTCCAGCGGTCAGACGGTTTACATTGAACCCATGAGCGTGGTCACCATCAACAATGAACTGAGGGAGCTTGAGGTTAAAGAACGTGAGGAAATCGAGCGGATTCTGCAAGAGATTTCTGCTGATGTGGAGCGTATGCGTCACGATATCCTTTTTAATCAGGAGCTTTTACGCGAGCTGGACTTTATCTTTGCGAAAGGAAAGCTCTCTTTGGATATGGACGGTCGTGCACCGAAGGTCAACAGCAAGGGTTATCTGAAGTTTATCGGTGCCAGACATCCTCTTCTGGATCCGAAAAAAGTGGTGCCTATTGATGTGGAGCTGGGCGGCGACTTTACATCACTGATTATCACCGGGCCTAATACCGGCGGGAAGACAGTCAGTATTAAAACCGTGGGTCTGCTTACGTTAATGGCTCAGTACGGACTTCACATCCCTGTGGACGCCGGCTCGGAAGTGGCGGTGTTTGACCGTATCTTTGCAGATATCGGCGATGAGCAGTCCATCGAGCAGTCTCTCTCCACATTTTCATCTCACATGATTAATATTGTGGATATTTTGAAGCATATTACACCGAAATCTCTTGTGATTTTTGATGAGCTGGGTGCCGGGACGGATCCGACAGAAGGCGCGGCACTCGCCCGAAGTATCATGGACTTTATCCTTCAAAGAAAAATTCGTGCCATTGCGACGACGCACTATACGCAGTTGAAACTTTACGCCTTGACCACATCCGGCGTACAAAATGCCTCTATGGAATTCGATGTGAACACCTTGAGTCCGACGTACCATCTGCTCATCGGTGTGGCAGGGAAATCCAATGCTTTCGCCATTTCAGAAAAGCTGGGTCTGCCGGAAATTATTATTGAACGGGCCAAAACGCTCTTGAGTGGCGAATCCATTGAGTTTGAAGATGTCATGGCTTCGATTGAGTCGGATCGGATTGAGATTCGACATCTTAAGGAAGCTCTCATGGACGAACAAAAGGACCTTCGAGCTCAAAATGCCGCCTTGAAGCAACAGGTAGAAAAGATGGAGCGTCAGCGGGACAGCGTGATGGAACAGGCCCGAGAGCAGGCACAGCGTCTGGTTCGAGATACCAAGGAAAATATGGCGTTGGTGATGGACGAGCTCTCCGAGCTTAGAGAATCACTCACTTCCGCACAAGCCCGAAAGCTTCAGGAAGCTCAAGATCTGTTCCGCGACACGGCTGACAAGTCGTGGAAAACAAAGGGCTTTAAGCTGGAGGAAGCAGATACTAAAATCGACAACCTGAAAGTGGGGGAAACGGTTCGCGCGGTGTCCTTAAACACTGAAGGGACAGTCTTGGAACTGCCGGACAATAAGAACCAAGTGTTGGTGCAAATGGGCGTGATGAAGATGAAGCTGCCGCTCGACACCTTGGAACGTATCGGCCCCACGGCATTCCGATCCAAGACCGGTACACGCAAGATTAAAGAGACCAAGACCAAGAATTTTAAAACGGAAATTGACTTGCGAGGCAATAATTTTGAGGATGCCAAGGAGCGGATTGATAAATATATGGATGATGCACTTCTTGCGGGCATGACGGAAGTGCGTATCATCACCGGGAAAGGTACCGGCGTGTTACGACAAAAAGTCCGCGAGTATCTTCGTGTCCATCCTCATGTCAAGCACTATGAAGACGCACCGCAAAACCAAGGTGGCTTTGGCGCTACCGTAGTACAATTCAAATAA
- a CDS encoding U32 family peptidase, whose translation MIKHVELLAPAGSMASLKAAVQAGASAVYLGTDKFSARKHAANFTLDNLKTALDYAHRHGVNVYVTLNILLHDDEVPEALEVVRELEALGVDGLIVQDLGFAVKARELGTVMEIHASTQMGIDNLYGAKAVESLGFERVVLARETQLEDIRAIRDKTELDIEGFIHGALCVSMSGMCLMSSMIGGRSGNRGDCAQACRKRYKLLSGGRAFGPAYLLSPQDLASFETLDAWIDAGVSSLKIEGRMKSPHYVYQVVQTYKKQLMGTRTDKDIKNTEQIFSRGFTKGLAFHDFGSTYTASHSPKHRGRRVGTVVSVSGMKAVVDLEDSLEPGDGLYFAAHNVGKQNQCAYQPGRWTMDVPQGVVKGEAVYRTTSKALEKALDQALDEPIHPIDLAMAVVLQDGEAARLSLTAEGNRVSVMLDEPLERAKQRSLTEDQVREQLGKLGDTVYRLADLHVTLDEGLFMPLSRLNELRRRGVTALDEARLNRSRRLLSAADLSKVRVKTVSTPHVTVEVDSVTDLNKLPKDSRVLPLLKVTALNEAFSHGLKAFDHFALRMDKMATSAEVEDAVTKVTALKPTQVYLNNISGLELFRDMAIEKVADIGMNVMNSYTVSELLRRGFTKVVPSPELNRDEVLQMARDYAGVLEVQAHGLVEVMTMRHCPAAVIKGCGYKADCEACAFSRDTFLEDVRGVKFLIERRHHITELYNAYPLALFDKITPWLDAGIRGYKLHCNDDIRETVAAYLALLDGKQPASEMLKAHLSERYGDITGGHYNRGVQ comes from the coding sequence ATGATAAAGCACGTTGAACTCTTAGCTCCGGCAGGCAGTATGGCGAGCCTTAAGGCCGCCGTGCAAGCCGGGGCTAGTGCCGTTTATTTGGGGACTGATAAATTCAGTGCGAGAAAACATGCGGCAAACTTCACTTTGGACAATTTAAAAACAGCTTTAGATTATGCGCATCGACACGGGGTAAACGTCTATGTCACCTTAAATATACTCCTTCATGATGACGAAGTCCCTGAGGCTCTTGAGGTCGTTCGAGAACTGGAAGCCTTAGGCGTGGACGGTCTCATCGTTCAGGATCTGGGGTTTGCTGTTAAGGCGCGAGAGTTGGGCACTGTGATGGAAATTCACGCGTCAACACAAATGGGCATCGACAATCTCTACGGTGCAAAAGCCGTGGAAAGTTTGGGATTTGAGCGGGTAGTGCTTGCGCGAGAAACACAGCTTGAAGACATTCGTGCTATTCGTGACAAGACGGAGCTAGACATTGAAGGCTTTATTCACGGGGCACTTTGTGTGTCCATGAGCGGGATGTGTCTTATGAGTTCCATGATTGGCGGCAGGTCAGGAAACCGCGGGGATTGCGCTCAGGCCTGTCGAAAACGGTATAAACTGCTTTCTGGAGGGCGTGCTTTCGGTCCGGCCTATCTGCTTTCGCCGCAGGATTTGGCGAGTTTTGAGACATTGGATGCATGGATTGATGCCGGTGTCAGCTCGCTTAAAATTGAAGGGCGCATGAAAAGTCCTCACTATGTGTATCAGGTGGTACAGACGTATAAAAAACAGCTGATGGGGACTCGTACCGATAAAGACATCAAAAATACCGAGCAAATTTTCAGTCGAGGATTCACTAAAGGATTGGCTTTTCATGATTTCGGATCGACGTATACCGCCTCCCACAGTCCGAAACATCGCGGCAGACGTGTGGGAACGGTCGTGAGCGTGAGCGGCATGAAAGCTGTGGTGGATTTGGAGGACAGCCTTGAGCCGGGGGATGGTCTGTACTTTGCAGCGCACAATGTGGGTAAGCAGAATCAGTGTGCTTATCAACCGGGACGATGGACGATGGATGTGCCCCAAGGCGTAGTCAAAGGGGAAGCGGTCTATCGCACGACGTCAAAGGCGCTGGAGAAAGCTTTGGATCAGGCGTTGGATGAACCTATTCATCCGATTGACCTCGCGATGGCTGTCGTGCTTCAAGACGGTGAGGCTGCACGCTTGAGCCTTACCGCTGAGGGAAACCGGGTGTCGGTGATGTTGGATGAGCCTTTGGAGAGGGCGAAGCAGCGCAGTCTTACCGAAGATCAGGTCAGAGAACAATTGGGCAAACTGGGAGATACGGTCTACCGATTGGCAGATCTCCATGTCACTTTGGATGAGGGTCTTTTTATGCCGCTCTCCAGGCTGAATGAACTTCGCCGCCGAGGGGTGACGGCATTAGATGAAGCCAGACTGAACCGGTCTCGAAGGTTGCTGTCCGCGGCGGATCTCTCTAAAGTTCGTGTCAAGACGGTATCAACGCCGCACGTGACTGTAGAAGTGGATAGTGTGACGGATCTGAACAAGCTTCCTAAAGACAGTAGGGTGCTGCCGCTACTTAAAGTCACGGCACTGAATGAGGCGTTCAGTCATGGGCTTAAGGCTTTTGATCACTTTGCCCTTCGCATGGATAAAATGGCAACGTCGGCTGAGGTGGAAGACGCGGTGACGAAGGTGACAGCACTCAAGCCGACGCAGGTGTATCTCAATAATATTTCCGGTCTTGAACTGTTTCGGGACATGGCGATAGAGAAAGTAGCCGACATCGGCATGAATGTGATGAACAGCTATACTGTCTCTGAACTGTTGCGGCGAGGATTTACGAAAGTGGTGCCGTCGCCGGAGCTGAACCGGGATGAAGTATTGCAGATGGCCCGAGACTACGCCGGCGTGTTGGAAGTTCAGGCCCACGGTTTGGTGGAGGTCATGACCATGAGGCATTGTCCTGCAGCGGTGATTAAGGGGTGCGGGTATAAGGCGGACTGTGAGGCGTGCGCTTTCAGCAGGGACACGTTTTTGGAAGATGTTCGGGGTGTCAAGTTTTTAATTGAACGGCGTCATCACATTACGGAGCTCTATAACGCCTATCCGCTGGCGTTGTTTGACAAAATTACACCGTGGCTGGATGCAGGTATACGAGGCTATAAGCTTCACTGCAACGATGATATCAGAGAGACTGTGGCGGCATATCTCGCCCTTCTCGACGGAAAACAACCGGCAAGTGAGATGCTCAAAGCACACCTTTCTGAGCGCTATGGCGATATCACCGGGGGCCACTACAATCGGGGGGTACAATGA